A portion of the Halopelagius inordinatus genome contains these proteins:
- a CDS encoding S9 family peptidase, whose protein sequence is MHDIERYLNVRSAYGASFGPEGERLSFLMDTTGVPQVWTIDEPGSWPEQRTFYDERVTFASWSPERPELVFGMDEGGNERQQLFRYDPDTGEVTALTGMPDAKHRWGGWSHDGERIAFTSNRRDESVFDVYVQGRAETGAEAELLHEGDGWLTLGGWSPDDERLLVSEAYSNFDQDVSVLDVESGEVTHLTPHEGTVRFQSASWSPDGESVYLVSDRQSDTLDLWRVDVESGEFSLVVSDDDWEIDGVEIDHDTRRVVYSRNVDGYTELTVGELTAPDRIDPFAEPDIPRGVAGGVSFDPDGERFALTVTTSSDTTNVYVVDAKSGAAERWTRAATAGIPRDSFVEPELVHYPTFDGRKIPAFFSLPQTDTGEGETPVIVDIHGGPESQRRPSFNAVKQYFLAHGYAVFEPNVRGSAGYGKAYGHLDDVENWMDSVADVKAAVEWLYDHPAVDPDRLVAMGGSYGGFMVLAAMTEYPDLWAAGVDIVGIANFVTFLENTGEWRRELREAEYGSLAEDREFLESISPLNNVERIRAPLFVLHGENDPRVPVSEAHQLVAEAEDHVPVRELVFEDEGHGFTKLENRVEAYSQIVEFLDEHV, encoded by the coding sequence GTGCACGACATCGAACGGTATCTGAACGTCAGAAGCGCCTACGGCGCGTCGTTCGGCCCCGAGGGAGAACGGCTCTCGTTTCTCATGGACACGACGGGCGTGCCGCAGGTCTGGACTATCGACGAACCGGGCTCGTGGCCCGAACAGCGGACGTTCTACGACGAACGCGTCACGTTCGCCTCGTGGTCGCCCGAGCGTCCGGAACTCGTCTTCGGGATGGACGAGGGCGGCAACGAGCGTCAGCAGTTGTTCCGCTACGACCCCGACACAGGCGAGGTGACGGCTCTCACCGGGATGCCGGACGCCAAACACCGCTGGGGCGGGTGGAGTCACGACGGCGAGCGAATCGCGTTCACCTCGAATCGCCGCGACGAATCGGTTTTCGACGTCTACGTGCAGGGCCGCGCGGAGACGGGCGCGGAGGCGGAACTCCTCCACGAGGGCGACGGCTGGCTCACCCTCGGCGGGTGGTCGCCCGACGACGAGAGACTCCTCGTCTCGGAGGCGTACTCGAACTTCGACCAAGACGTCTCCGTCCTCGATGTCGAGTCGGGCGAGGTGACGCATCTCACGCCCCACGAGGGGACGGTTCGGTTCCAGAGCGCGTCGTGGAGTCCCGACGGAGAGAGCGTCTACCTCGTCTCGGACCGACAAAGCGACACGCTCGACCTGTGGCGCGTCGACGTCGAGAGCGGCGAGTTCTCGCTCGTCGTCTCGGACGACGACTGGGAGATAGACGGCGTCGAAATCGACCACGACACCCGGCGCGTCGTCTACTCGCGGAACGTCGACGGCTACACCGAACTGACCGTCGGCGAACTGACTGCGCCCGACAGAATCGACCCGTTCGCCGAACCGGATATCCCGCGCGGCGTCGCGGGCGGCGTCTCGTTCGACCCCGACGGAGAGCGGTTCGCGCTGACGGTGACGACGAGTAGCGACACGACCAACGTCTACGTCGTGGACGCGAAATCCGGCGCGGCCGAACGGTGGACGCGCGCGGCGACGGCGGGTATCCCGCGCGACTCGTTCGTCGAACCGGAACTCGTCCACTATCCCACGTTCGACGGGCGGAAGATTCCGGCGTTTTTCTCCCTGCCGCAGACTGATACCGGGGAGGGCGAGACGCCCGTCATCGTGGACATCCACGGCGGCCCCGAGTCACAGCGTCGCCCCTCGTTCAACGCGGTGAAGCAGTACTTCCTCGCGCACGGGTACGCCGTCTTCGAACCGAACGTCCGCGGGTCTGCGGGGTACGGCAAGGCGTACGGCCACTTAGACGACGTCGAAAATTGGATGGACTCCGTCGCCGACGTCAAGGCGGCGGTGGAGTGGCTCTACGACCATCCCGCGGTAGACCCGGACAGACTCGTCGCCATGGGCGGGTCCTACGGCGGATTCATGGTTCTGGCCGCGATGACGGAGTACCCCGACCTGTGGGCCGCGGGCGTCGACATCGTCGGCATCGCGAACTTCGTCACGTTCCTCGAGAACACCGGTGAGTGGCGGCGGGAACTCCGAGAGGCCGAGTACGGGTCGCTCGCGGAGGACCGCGAGTTCCTCGAATCGATATCGCCGCTGAACAACGTCGAACGGATTCGCGCGCCGCTTTTCGTCCTGCACGGCGAGAACGACCCGCGCGTCCCCGTCTCGGAGGCGCACCAACTCGTCGCGGAGGCCGAAGACCACGTCCCGGTCCGAGAACTCGTCTTCGAAGACGAGGGCCACGGCTTCACGAAGTTGGAAAATCGCGTGGAAGCGTACTCGCAGATAGTCGAGTTCCTCGACGAACACGTCTGA
- a CDS encoding GAF domain-containing protein translates to MATGPSDTRVLVVTNECDDPHGASDIASVLADRLPGQTVVKCEATAAEYLAELGPTVDCVVSLSSDISPILEVAEMDAAIPLVVYGDDIVSTDVDAVIPRTASVDDVVARVETEVSESRETNRLEEVNAKLTALSRYAKEITGCETVQDVCSRTIDATVDALDFDYSILALVDGDQIVPYGATIPPEEQRPIGISDGIAGRTLEMGESQVVDDMQSDPDATFKHRGYRAVMSVPISDRGVLQVVSEEEAGAYDDRDVEFLETLAGYTNEALARLERETALRTERDRFHALFDGLSAPTAYVESDAPGDYRVREINAAYERTFPNGSDAVGASVSEALPTERERRLVEDQLRGETPVRESVERTVRTGEAETLSVTLVPVQHVGPSASGFLVYRGPEAPLDESATG, encoded by the coding sequence ATGGCCACTGGACCGAGCGACACCCGCGTGCTCGTCGTCACGAACGAGTGCGACGACCCCCACGGGGCGTCCGATATCGCGTCCGTGCTGGCAGACCGGCTCCCGGGGCAGACGGTGGTGAAATGCGAGGCGACGGCCGCGGAGTACCTCGCGGAGTTGGGCCCGACGGTGGACTGCGTCGTCTCTCTCAGTAGCGACATCTCGCCGATACTGGAAGTCGCAGAGATGGACGCGGCGATACCGCTCGTCGTCTACGGCGACGATATCGTCTCGACCGACGTCGATGCGGTGATTCCCCGGACGGCCAGCGTCGACGACGTGGTCGCTCGGGTCGAAACCGAGGTATCGGAGAGCAGAGAGACGAACCGACTCGAAGAGGTAAACGCCAAGCTGACGGCGCTGTCGCGCTACGCAAAGGAGATAACCGGCTGTGAGACGGTTCAAGACGTCTGCAGTCGGACCATCGACGCGACGGTAGACGCGTTGGATTTCGACTACTCCATCCTCGCTCTCGTCGACGGCGACCAGATAGTTCCGTACGGGGCGACGATTCCGCCCGAGGAGCAACGCCCAATCGGTATCTCCGACGGTATCGCGGGTCGGACGCTCGAGATGGGGGAGTCACAGGTCGTCGACGACATGCAGTCCGACCCGGACGCGACGTTCAAACACCGCGGTTACCGCGCCGTGATGAGCGTGCCCATCAGTGACCGCGGGGTGTTGCAGGTGGTCTCAGAAGAGGAGGCCGGTGCGTACGACGACCGAGACGTCGAGTTCCTCGAAACCCTCGCGGGGTACACGAACGAGGCTCTCGCCCGCCTCGAACGAGAGACGGCGCTCAGAACCGAACGGGACCGGTTTCACGCGCTCTTCGACGGCCTCTCGGCGCCGACCGCCTACGTCGAATCCGACGCGCCCGGCGACTACCGCGTCCGCGAGATAAACGCCGCCTACGAGCGGACGTTCCCGAACGGTTCGGACGCGGTGGGCGCGTCGGTGTCGGAGGCGCTTCCGACGGAGAGAGAGCGCCGACTCGTCGAAGACCAGTTGCGCGGCGAGACGCCGGTCCGAGAGAGCGTCGAGCGGACGGTCCGAACCGGCGAAGCGGAGACGCTCTCGGTGACGCTCGTCCCCGTCCAACACGTCGGCCCCTCCGCGTCCGGGTTCCTCGTCTACCGCGGGCCCGAGGCACCCCTCGACGAATCGGCGACCGGATAA
- a CDS encoding cobalamin B12-binding domain-containing protein yields the protein MSADAERGHQQRTIRCLIAKVGLDGHDRGAHVISRAFRDAGFEVVYSGLHRSPDEIVQAAVQEDVDVLGLSILSGAHNTLVPKVIEGLEEYGAFEDTLILVGGIIPDEDRPKLKELGVAAVFGPGTSMKETIEFVRENAPRRD from the coding sequence ATGAGCGCTGACGCAGAACGCGGCCACCAACAGCGAACCATCCGTTGTCTCATCGCGAAGGTCGGTCTGGACGGGCACGACCGGGGAGCGCACGTCATCTCCCGCGCCTTCAGAGACGCCGGATTCGAAGTCGTCTACTCGGGACTTCACCGGTCGCCCGACGAAATCGTTCAGGCGGCGGTCCAAGAGGACGTCGACGTTCTCGGCCTCTCTATCCTCTCGGGCGCGCACAACACGCTCGTCCCGAAGGTGATAGAGGGTCTCGAAGAGTACGGCGCGTTCGAGGATACGCTCATCCTCGTCGGCGGTATCATCCCCGACGAGGACCGTCCGAAACTGAAGGAGTTGGGCGTGGCGGCGGTGTTCGGCCCCGGCACCTCGATGAAAGAGACGATCGAGTTCGTGCGCGAGAACGCTCCCCGACGCGACTGA
- the meaB gene encoding methylmalonyl Co-A mutase-associated GTPase MeaB: MNRTDDGREAGADSDLVDELLAGRHRALARVITKIENRSPGYRALVSNLHAHTGEADVIGVTGSPGAGKSTLVDKLAKAYRDAGLTVGVIAVDPSSPYSGGAVLGDRIRMASNVGDMDVFFRSMSARGQLGGLSTATADAVKALDAFGKDKVIIETVGAGQNEVDVVRTADTVTVLVQPGSGDDVQMLKAGILEIGDVFVVNKADMEGTPRTVAELEEMIHLRDNPGARLDTGHHGDGAFAGDGAPTAHESEDDSGAEAETDEWTPAVVETVATTGDGVAELVETLDSHAAFLDRTGLRAEKRQTRYADEIRQLLRSDANALVEEELRRHGGAEALAERVAERETDPYAVAESVLEPLRDCVEARREET; encoded by the coding sequence ATGAACCGAACCGACGACGGGCGCGAGGCGGGCGCAGACTCCGACCTCGTGGACGAACTCCTCGCGGGGAGACACCGCGCACTCGCCAGAGTCATCACGAAGATAGAGAACCGCTCGCCGGGGTACAGAGCCCTCGTCTCGAATCTGCACGCTCACACCGGCGAGGCGGACGTCATCGGCGTCACGGGAAGTCCGGGTGCGGGGAAATCGACGCTCGTGGACAAACTCGCGAAGGCGTACCGAGACGCCGGACTGACCGTCGGCGTCATCGCGGTGGACCCCTCCTCGCCGTACTCGGGGGGTGCGGTCCTCGGCGATAGAATCCGCATGGCGTCGAACGTCGGCGACATGGACGTGTTCTTCCGGTCTATGAGCGCCAGAGGCCAACTCGGCGGCCTCTCGACTGCGACGGCGGACGCGGTGAAAGCCCTCGACGCCTTCGGGAAGGACAAGGTGATAATCGAGACGGTCGGCGCGGGGCAAAACGAGGTTGACGTCGTCCGCACCGCGGACACGGTGACCGTCCTCGTCCAACCGGGAAGCGGCGACGACGTGCAGATGCTGAAAGCCGGCATCCTCGAAATCGGCGACGTGTTCGTCGTCAACAAAGCCGACATGGAGGGGACGCCCCGAACCGTCGCCGAACTGGAAGAGATGATTCACCTCCGGGACAACCCCGGCGCGAGACTCGATACGGGCCACCACGGGGACGGCGCGTTCGCGGGCGACGGCGCGCCGACCGCACACGAGAGCGAAGACGACTCGGGGGCGGAGGCGGAGACGGACGAGTGGACGCCCGCCGTCGTCGAGACGGTGGCGACGACGGGCGACGGCGTCGCGGAACTGGTGGAGACGCTCGACTCTCACGCGGCGTTTCTCGACCGGACGGGACTGCGCGCGGAGAAGCGCCAGACGAGGTACGCAGACGAGATACGCCAACTCCTGCGCAGCGACGCGAACGCCCTCGTAGAGGAGGAACTCCGACGCCACGGCGGCGCGGAGGCGTTGGCCGAACGCGTCGCCGAAAGAGAGACCGACCCCTACGCCGTCGCGGAGAGCGTCCTCGAACCGCTTCGCGACTGCGTCGAGGCGCGACGCGAGGAGACGTAA
- a CDS encoding alpha/beta fold hydrolase yields the protein MKFRNAVGAVAAGVGIVAVANRVLSRRTPSLEPALSGTQRTFRWRGIDVHYTEAGEESAPDLVLLHGINAAGSSGEFREIFETLSEDYHVVAPDLPGFGMSDRPPLRYSAALYEDFAADFLAAFENPAVIASSLTSAYVAAVADDANISHLTLVCPTARGGPDPTETVRELLRVPVVGEAVFNLLGSKPSIRYFNADHGYYDPAKASEEWTEYEWRTAHQPNARFAPASFVSGYLNSDVDLSETLSALDVPTTLVWGREADITPLRDGRVLANEADAKLVVFDDTKLLPHVEFPAQFVRTVREDLTVPV from the coding sequence ATGAAGTTCCGAAACGCAGTCGGCGCAGTCGCCGCCGGTGTCGGCATCGTCGCCGTCGCGAACCGCGTCCTGTCGCGTCGGACGCCTTCTCTCGAACCCGCCCTGTCGGGGACCCAACGGACGTTCCGGTGGCGCGGCATCGACGTCCACTACACGGAGGCGGGCGAGGAATCGGCGCCCGACTTGGTTCTCCTGCACGGGATCAACGCCGCCGGGTCGTCCGGCGAGTTCCGCGAAATCTTCGAGACGCTCTCGGAGGACTACCACGTCGTCGCCCCCGACCTGCCCGGGTTCGGGATGTCGGACCGGCCGCCGCTTCGGTACTCGGCGGCGCTCTACGAGGACTTCGCGGCCGACTTCCTCGCCGCCTTCGAGAACCCGGCGGTCATCGCGTCGTCGCTGACCTCGGCGTACGTCGCGGCGGTGGCCGACGACGCGAACATCTCGCACCTGACGCTCGTCTGTCCGACGGCCCGCGGCGGACCCGACCCGACCGAGACGGTCCGCGAACTCCTCCGCGTTCCGGTGGTCGGCGAGGCGGTGTTCAACCTCTTGGGGTCGAAACCGTCGATTCGGTACTTCAACGCCGACCACGGCTACTACGACCCGGCGAAGGCGAGCGAAGAGTGGACCGAGTACGAGTGGCGAACCGCCCACCAACCGAACGCGCGGTTCGCCCCGGCGTCGTTCGTGAGCGGCTATCTCAACTCCGACGTGGACCTGAGCGAGACGCTCTCGGCGCTGGACGTACCGACGACGCTCGTTTGGGGTCGAGAGGCCGACATCACGCCGCTTCGAGACGGGCGCGTCCTCGCGAACGAGGCGGACGCGAAACTCGTGGTCTTCGACGACACGAAACTCCTCCCGCACGTCGAGTTTCCCGCGCAGTTCGTCCGCACCGTCCGCGAGGACCTGACGGTCCCCGTCTGA
- a CDS encoding Zn-ribbon domain-containing OB-fold protein, whose translation MTDSGFDEWLSALGDDGYYLACPEGHGSLPPRRTCPHCGARDLTEEPLSEDGVVETYTEVHVAGPEFAGETPYVTAVASFGPVRLTGVFGGLGDERPEPTVGRSVRVDTEPNPNTGESIVVFRPA comes from the coding sequence ATGACCGACTCGGGGTTCGACGAGTGGCTCTCCGCCCTCGGCGACGACGGGTACTACCTCGCCTGTCCGGAGGGTCACGGGTCGCTCCCGCCGCGACGGACGTGTCCGCACTGCGGCGCGAGAGACCTGACGGAAGAACCGCTCTCGGAGGACGGCGTCGTAGAGACGTACACGGAGGTTCACGTCGCCGGGCCGGAATTTGCGGGCGAGACGCCGTACGTCACGGCCGTCGCGTCGTTCGGCCCGGTCCGACTGACCGGCGTCTTCGGCGGACTCGGAGACGAGAGACCCGAACCGACGGTCGGTCGGAGTGTGCGGGTCGACACCGAACCGAACCCGAACACGGGCGAATCGATAGTCGTGTTCCGTCCGGCCTGA
- a CDS encoding thiolase domain-containing protein has translation MTDVRIAGVGLTPFGRHPERTGRDLFAEAALAARDEAGVSRDDFEAVHYGNFMGALSERQGHQGPLAAEAAGLDAPATRHESACASSGIAVREAVRGIRSGEHDVLLAGGMERMTNLDTAAVTESLAIAADELFEVRAGMTFPGAYALMARAYFEEFGGAREDLAHVAVKNHANALENEYAQYRREVSVADVLDSPPVADPLHLMDSCPITDGASALVLVSGEYADEHGLDAPVAVTGTGQGGDNLALQDRTHLNRTPAAEKAAREAYDDAGRTPADVDVAEVHDCFTIAEVLALESLGLYDEGEAVGAARRGETTREGRLPVNLSGGLKAKGHPVGATGGAQVAEMVRLLRGDHPNSDAVSDARVGVTHNAGGTVASAVVHVLEVRG, from the coding sequence ATGACTGACGTTCGAATCGCGGGCGTCGGCCTCACGCCGTTCGGTCGGCATCCAGAGCGAACGGGCCGCGACCTGTTTGCGGAGGCCGCTCTCGCCGCCCGCGACGAGGCCGGTGTTTCGCGCGACGACTTCGAGGCGGTCCACTACGGGAACTTCATGGGTGCGCTCTCGGAGCGACAGGGTCACCAAGGCCCTCTCGCCGCGGAAGCCGCCGGGTTGGACGCGCCCGCCACGCGCCACGAGTCCGCCTGCGCCTCCTCGGGTATCGCCGTCCGCGAGGCGGTGCGGGGAATCCGCTCGGGCGAACACGACGTCCTCCTCGCCGGGGGGATGGAGCGGATGACCAACCTCGATACGGCCGCCGTCACCGAGTCGTTGGCCATCGCGGCGGACGAACTGTTCGAGGTGCGCGCGGGGATGACGTTCCCCGGCGCGTACGCCCTCATGGCCCGCGCGTACTTCGAGGAGTTCGGCGGCGCGCGCGAGGATTTGGCCCACGTCGCCGTCAAGAACCACGCGAACGCCCTCGAAAACGAGTACGCGCAGTACCGCCGCGAAGTGAGCGTCGCCGACGTCCTCGACAGTCCGCCCGTCGCGGACCCGCTTCATTTGATGGACTCGTGTCCCATCACCGACGGCGCGAGCGCTCTCGTCCTCGTCAGCGGCGAGTACGCCGACGAGCACGGACTGGACGCGCCCGTCGCCGTGACGGGAACCGGACAGGGCGGCGACAACCTCGCGCTTCAGGACCGGACGCATCTGAACCGGACACCGGCCGCGGAGAAAGCCGCCCGGGAGGCGTACGACGACGCCGGGCGGACGCCCGCGGACGTGGACGTGGCCGAAGTCCACGACTGTTTCACCATCGCGGAAGTGCTCGCCTTAGAGAGTCTCGGCCTGTACGACGAGGGCGAGGCAGTCGGCGCGGCGCGGCGCGGGGAGACGACCCGCGAGGGCCGCCTCCCGGTGAACCTCTCCGGCGGCCTGAAGGCGAAGGGCCACCCCGTCGGGGCGACGGGCGGCGCGCAGGTGGCGGAGATGGTGCGACTCCTCCGCGGGGACCACCCCAACAGCGACGCCGTCTCGGACGCGCGCGTCGGCGTCACCCACAACGCGGGCGGGACGGTTGCCAGCGCAGTCGTCCACGTGTTGGAGGTGCGCGGATGA
- a CDS encoding M28 family peptidase yields the protein MTTWIAETFTSDAGWNHLRSLVDIGDRMAGHPGEREAMELTRDALSAVGARDARIDEFEIQGWSRGDSVVRAGETDQECIALPRSPAADASGELVDLGYGLPEDFEADLSGKVVMVSSTVPDHYERFIHRREKYYHAVEAGAAAFVFRNHVEGCLPPTGSVGTEASPIGDVPAVGVSKEVGARLARRFEGEEVTVSVDCEASPAESGNVHAELGPDTDEEVLVTSHLDAHDIAEGALDNGAGTAMVVEVARALAAREDELDTRVRFVCFGAEEVGLVGSAHEADRMGDDRQRIKAILNNDGVVDGRTLSFYTHGFDALDDAVEAVSDRFDHPMSTVPEQMPHSDHWPFVQHGVPGYMAASESEGRGRGWGHTFADTIDKLEPRTLREQAILLTELTVELAAEETEVPHRPPEDIAAALEAEDHAEGMKITGDWPY from the coding sequence ATGACAACCTGGATCGCGGAGACGTTCACGAGCGACGCCGGATGGAACCACCTCCGTTCTCTCGTCGATATCGGCGACCGGATGGCGGGTCACCCCGGCGAGAGAGAGGCGATGGAACTGACCCGAGACGCCCTCTCTGCGGTCGGCGCGCGAGACGCACGCATCGACGAGTTCGAGATTCAGGGCTGGTCTCGCGGCGACAGCGTCGTCCGCGCGGGCGAGACAGACCAAGAGTGCATCGCCCTCCCGCGGAGTCCCGCCGCCGACGCCTCCGGCGAGTTGGTGGACCTTGGGTACGGCCTCCCGGAGGACTTCGAGGCCGACCTCTCGGGCAAGGTGGTGATGGTCTCGTCTACGGTTCCGGACCACTACGAGCGGTTCATCCACCGACGCGAGAAGTACTACCACGCCGTCGAGGCGGGCGCGGCGGCGTTCGTCTTCCGAAACCACGTGGAGGGCTGTCTCCCCCCGACGGGGAGTGTCGGCACCGAGGCGTCGCCCATCGGCGACGTGCCCGCCGTCGGCGTCAGCAAGGAAGTCGGCGCGCGCCTCGCCCGCCGGTTCGAAGGCGAGGAGGTCACAGTCTCCGTGGACTGCGAGGCGTCCCCCGCAGAGAGCGGGAACGTCCACGCGGAACTCGGCCCCGACACCGACGAGGAGGTTCTCGTCACGAGTCACCTCGACGCCCACGACATCGCGGAGGGCGCGTTAGACAACGGCGCGGGGACGGCGATGGTCGTCGAGGTGGCGCGCGCACTCGCCGCCCGCGAGGACGAACTCGACACGCGCGTGCGGTTCGTCTGCTTCGGTGCCGAGGAGGTGGGTCTCGTGGGGTCGGCACACGAGGCAGACCGGATGGGCGACGACCGACAGCGGATCAAAGCGATACTGAACAACGACGGCGTCGTCGACGGCCGGACGCTCTCGTTTTACACCCACGGCTTCGACGCCTTGGACGACGCCGTCGAGGCGGTGTCCGACCGGTTCGACCACCCGATGTCGACGGTTCCAGAACAGATGCCCCACAGCGACCACTGGCCCTTCGTCCAACACGGCGTCCCGGGCTACATGGCCGCGAGTGAGTCGGAGGGCCGCGGGCGCGGGTGGGGCCACACGTTCGCGGACACCATCGACAAACTCGAACCGCGGACGCTCCGCGAACAGGCTATCCTCCTGACCGAACTGACGGTCGAACTCGCCGCCGAGGAAACCGAGGTACCGCACAGACCTCCCGAAGACATCGCCGCCGCCCTCGAAGCCGAGGACCACGCCGAGGGGATGAAGATAACCGGCGACTGGCCGTACTGA
- a CDS encoding NAD(+)/NADH kinase — MSDDTAPTVVVRGGSKADAVADAVADAGGVVAARASADNADSADAVFAVGEAALLSALDGESTVPVLPIDAGYGRYSLSGADVGRAVEALSAGEARTVRHSAVAVRVGDATVGRAVTDVTLMTSEPARISEYSVGDGVDEIDTFRADGVVAATPLGSAGYARAAGGPVLAPRTGLSVVPIAPYATDVDSWVFEPPVSLSVRRDDAPVSLVLDGDAVRRVPPNVPVELDFGASLSLLRMSV; from the coding sequence GTGAGCGACGACACCGCACCGACAGTCGTCGTCCGCGGCGGGTCGAAAGCGGACGCCGTCGCAGACGCCGTCGCCGACGCGGGCGGCGTCGTCGCGGCGCGCGCCTCCGCCGACAACGCCGACAGCGCCGACGCCGTCTTCGCCGTCGGGGAGGCGGCGCTTCTCTCCGCTCTCGACGGCGAATCGACCGTCCCAGTCTTGCCTATCGACGCCGGATACGGTCGGTACTCTCTCAGCGGAGCGGACGTCGGCCGGGCCGTAGAGGCCCTCAGCGCGGGCGAGGCGCGGACGGTTCGACACTCGGCCGTGGCCGTCCGCGTCGGCGACGCGACGGTCGGACGGGCGGTGACGGACGTGACGCTCATGACGAGCGAACCCGCTCGGATATCGGAGTACTCGGTCGGAGACGGCGTCGACGAGATAGATACGTTCCGCGCCGACGGCGTCGTCGCCGCGACACCGCTCGGGAGCGCCGGATACGCGCGCGCCGCCGGTGGCCCCGTCCTCGCGCCGCGAACCGGACTCTCCGTCGTTCCCATCGCTCCCTACGCGACGGACGTGGACTCGTGGGTGTTCGAACCGCCGGTTTCGCTCTCGGTCCGACGCGACGACGCGCCGGTTTCGCTCGTCCTCGACGGCGACGCCGTTCGCCGGGTTCCGCCGAACGTCCCGGTCGAACTCGACTTCGGGGCGTCGCTCTCTTTGCTTCGGATGTCGGTCTGA
- a CDS encoding DUF7313 family protein — protein sequence MQPLQFAVPLDALEVLEPVITYVILGLVLLNMLTRILAHRRHVDQAEDGDDDEELSRFLPHTVTTVLLVLASFALLLVEPHGGMVMSVLALGLLVTDFFEYESRRVEARTGEKLERPKAALGASALLLLYAAFQALFVFVADYWGLLV from the coding sequence ATGCAACCGCTACAGTTCGCTGTCCCGCTCGACGCACTGGAGGTGCTGGAGCCGGTCATCACCTACGTCATCTTGGGGCTCGTCCTCCTCAACATGCTGACGCGGATTCTCGCGCACCGACGGCACGTCGACCAAGCGGAAGACGGCGACGACGACGAGGAACTCTCGCGGTTCTTGCCGCACACCGTGACCACCGTGTTGCTCGTCCTCGCGTCGTTCGCGCTCTTGCTCGTCGAACCGCACGGGGGGATGGTGATGTCCGTCCTCGCTCTCGGCCTGTTGGTCACGGACTTCTTCGAGTACGAGTCCCGCCGCGTCGAGGCCCGCACCGGCGAGAAACTGGAGCGGCCGAAAGCCGCGCTCGGCGCGTCGGCCCTCCTGCTTCTGTACGCCGCGTTCCAGGCGCTCTTCGTCTTCGTCGCCGACTACTGGGGCCTCCTCGTCTGA
- a CDS encoding DUF7314 family protein has protein sequence MADEFIKGLGILTGAGLAWMILAGWYRTSSFESTKQLIEPVQVESPTLFDTLGVILLDAFLWFALLGALTFWVLIPAGRQAKRAIDNRRAQ, from the coding sequence ATGGCTGACGAGTTCATCAAGGGGCTCGGTATCTTGACCGGAGCGGGTCTCGCGTGGATGATCCTCGCGGGATGGTACCGTACGAGCAGTTTCGAGAGCACGAAACAGCTCATCGAACCGGTCCAAGTCGAGTCGCCGACGCTGTTCGACACCCTCGGCGTCATCCTCTTGGACGCGTTCCTCTGGTTCGCGCTCCTGGGCGCGTTGACGTTCTGGGTACTCATCCCCGCCGGACGGCAGGCCAAACGGGCGATAGACAACCGTCGCGCGCAGTAA
- a CDS encoding DUF7315 family membrane protein: MTDGDGTGDDSVTGSATARDGRRDVVVPMRLYKTVTVFSTLIAVVCVVFGFMLLDAATLNVSFLGGAVDAALSAVGVAVDDGVVSTVLAVVALGVIGFGAGVYTLGTRFRARGMGKSQEDANEDSDNNG; encoded by the coding sequence ATGACAGACGGAGACGGCACCGGCGACGACTCTGTGACCGGTTCGGCGACGGCGCGCGACGGGCGGCGCGACGTCGTCGTCCCGATGCGGTTGTACAAGACGGTGACGGTGTTTTCCACGCTCATCGCCGTCGTCTGCGTCGTGTTCGGGTTCATGCTCTTGGACGCCGCGACGCTGAACGTCAGTTTCCTCGGCGGCGCAGTCGACGCGGCTCTGTCGGCCGTCGGCGTCGCCGTGGACGACGGCGTCGTGAGTACGGTACTGGCCGTCGTCGCCCTCGGCGTCATCGGGTTCGGGGCGGGCGTCTACACGCTCGGAACGAGATTCCGCGCCCGCGGAATGGGAAAGTCTCAAGAGGACGCCAACGAAGACTCAGACAACAATGGCTGA